In a single window of the Raphanus sativus cultivar WK10039 chromosome 9, ASM80110v3, whole genome shotgun sequence genome:
- the LOC130500083 gene encoding uncharacterized protein LOC130500083, with amino-acid sequence MEVAELLKKGYLREFLLDKAKNLLNKEGPGLPIEAAPALPPQQDRVIHVISGGSEVRGISSAAAKRSTSNARNGQEAEGFSGEVKQTLGEVLLPAYAEGINQATKFLVVDCPSSYNVMLGRPWVHDMGAVPSTLHQLVKFPTPWGIKAVKGDQENAMSYYQTTLKGKTQLL; translated from the exons ATGGAAGTCgccgagctcctcaagaaaggcTACCTAAGGGAGTTCCTCTTGGATAAGgccaagaaccttctaaatAAGGAAGGTCCCGGTCTCCCTATCGAAGCTGCTCCCGCATTACCACCGCAGCAAGATcgggtgatccatgtcatctcgGGCGGATCAGAGGTAAGGGGAATCAGCAGTGCTGCTGCCAAGAGAAGTACTAGCAACGCCAGGAAcggccaagaggccgagg gcttcagtggagaaGTCAAGCAAACCCTAGGAGAGGTCCTTCTCCCCGCGTACGCCGAGGGGATAAACCAAGCCACGAAGTTCCTAGTCGTCGACTGCCCTTCATCATACAACGTGATGTTGGGAAGGCCTTGGGtccacgacatgggagccgtaccttcaACTTTGCATCAGCTAGTCAAGTTCCCAACCCCCTGGGGCATTAAGGCGGTCAAGGGAGATCAAGAAAATGCTATGTCCTACTATCAGACCACTCTAAAGGGGAAGACCCAGCTCTTATAG